In Chloroflexota bacterium, a single window of DNA contains:
- the amrS gene encoding AmmeMemoRadiSam system radical SAM enzyme: MQEAMLYDKLANGWVQCHICQWRCKVAPGKVGYCKTRLNRDGVLYTLIYNQTSSIAIDPIEKKPLFHFYPASQALSLGTWGCNFRCEHCQNWHISYAEHNGLSPLLEGRRIQGEELSASRSVALAKRHRCGGISWTYNEPTIWFEYTLEGAKLAKADGLYTVYVTNGYITPEALDTIGPYLDAFRADFKGFTDDFYRQVCHLRRWRGILEVTLRAKDKWNMHIEVITNVIPGYNDDAEQLRALAVWVKDNLGANTPWHVTRFYPHARMTHVPPTPLATLQRARRIGLEAGLHFVYLGNVPGAEGESTHCYSCQNLVIQRSGYHTQVLAVEKGGKCRYCGADLNVRGV, translated from the coding sequence GTGCAGGAAGCGATGCTGTACGACAAGCTGGCGAACGGGTGGGTGCAATGTCACATCTGCCAGTGGCGCTGTAAGGTCGCTCCTGGCAAGGTTGGCTATTGTAAAACGCGGTTGAATCGTGATGGTGTCCTCTATACCCTAATCTATAACCAAACCTCCTCCATCGCCATCGACCCCATCGAAAAAAAGCCGCTTTTTCATTTCTATCCAGCCAGCCAGGCGCTCTCCCTGGGAACGTGGGGTTGTAACTTCCGTTGTGAGCACTGCCAGAATTGGCACATCTCTTATGCCGAGCATAACGGGCTCAGTCCGCTTCTTGAGGGGCGGCGGATACAAGGCGAGGAGCTATCGGCGTCTCGATCCGTGGCCTTGGCCAAGCGCCATCGCTGTGGTGGTATCTCCTGGACGTATAACGAGCCGACCATCTGGTTTGAATATACCCTTGAGGGGGCTAAACTGGCTAAAGCCGATGGGTTATATACCGTTTATGTGACGAATGGTTACATAACGCCTGAGGCGCTGGATACCATTGGCCCCTACCTGGATGCTTTTCGGGCTGATTTCAAGGGTTTCACCGATGATTTTTACCGCCAGGTTTGCCATCTCCGCCGCTGGCGGGGCATCCTTGAAGTCACCTTGCGGGCTAAGGATAAGTGGAACATGCATATCGAGGTAATAACTAATGTTATCCCCGGTTACAACGATGATGCTGAGCAGCTGAGGGCGCTGGCCGTTTGGGTAAAGGATAACCTGGGCGCGAATACCCCTTGGCACGTCACTCGTTTCTATCCTCACGCCAGGATGACGCACGTGCCACCAACGCCCCTGGCCACTCTCCAACGGGCGCGCCGCATCGGGCTGGAGGCGGGCTTGCATTTTGTCTACCTGGGTAATGTCCCGGGGGCGGAGGGTGAAAGTACGCATTGTTACAGTTGCCAAAATCTGGTTATCCAACGGTCGGGTTATCATACGCAGGTGCTGGCGGTGGAGAAGGGGGGCAAATGTCGCTATTGCGGAGCTGATTTGAACGTGAGGGGGGTTTAA
- a CDS encoding ABC transporter ATP-binding protein: MLKVDSIDTYYGHVQALRGLSLEVQQGELVTLVGANGAGKTTTLKTISGLITPATGNIEFLRKRIDGLSPNAILRLGIAHCPEGRRVFPDMTVLENLEMGAYVRHDRQEIRQDLERVFTLFPRLAERRSQLAGTLSGGEQQMLAIGRALMSRPKLMMFDEPSLGLAPFLVETVAKIILDIHRQGTTVLLVEQNARLALSMADRGYVLETGTVALHGQAKDLLENEHVKKAYLGG; this comes from the coding sequence GTGCTTAAGGTAGACAGCATCGATACCTACTATGGACACGTCCAGGCGTTGCGCGGACTCTCCCTCGAGGTACAGCAGGGTGAATTGGTCACCCTAGTCGGGGCCAATGGCGCGGGCAAAACGACAACCTTAAAGACCATTTCCGGGCTCATCACCCCAGCTACAGGCAACATAGAGTTCCTCAGAAAGCGCATAGATGGACTATCACCTAACGCTATCCTTCGTCTGGGCATCGCCCATTGCCCGGAGGGGAGAAGGGTCTTCCCAGATATGACTGTGCTGGAGAATCTGGAGATGGGTGCTTACGTTCGCCATGATAGGCAGGAGATAAGGCAGGATTTGGAGCGGGTCTTCACTCTCTTCCCTCGTCTGGCCGAGCGCAGAAGTCAGCTGGCCGGTACCTTGAGTGGCGGTGAACAGCAGATGCTGGCTATTGGACGGGCTCTCATGTCCAGGCCGAAGCTCATGATGTTTGACGAGCCATCGCTGGGGCTGGCCCCTTTCTTGGTGGAAACAGTGGCCAAAATCATCCTAGATATTCACCGGCAGGGGACAACAGTTCTGCTGGTGGAACAGAACGCCCGCCTGGCCCTTAGCATGGCCGATCGGGGTTATGTGTTGGAGACAGGGACCGTCGCCTTGCATGGCCAGGCTAAAGATCTCCTAGAGAACGAGCACGTTAAAAAAGCTTACCTGGGGGGATAA
- a CDS encoding nucleoside hydrolase → MPQKVIIDCDPGHDDALALLLAFARPELAVAAVTTVAGNQTVDKTFMNALKVLSYAGIRNVPVARGMDRPLVRPLVTAPHVHGESGLEGPILPTPTIEPSPLHAVDLIIKTILESQEKVTLIPTGPLTNVAMALLQEPKIKDNVKEIVLMGGAIMEGNITPAAEFNIFVDPEAASVVFNCGLPLTMVGLDVTHKAIVTHQHAQDMRAMGKKVATMVADLLDFYGRFHDKVYNFGGSPIHDAVAVAQVIRPGIVRTEKYHVDVETRGEFTAGRTVVDLRRVTEKEPNVDVGVDLDREAFLRMLFEAIRQYD, encoded by the coding sequence ATGCCCCAGAAAGTTATCATTGACTGTGATCCAGGCCACGACGATGCCCTCGCTCTCCTTCTGGCCTTTGCCCGCCCGGAGCTGGCCGTGGCCGCCGTCACCACTGTGGCCGGCAATCAGACCGTGGACAAAACCTTCATGAACGCCCTTAAGGTTCTCAGTTACGCTGGGATCCGCAATGTTCCGGTGGCCCGTGGTATGGACCGTCCCCTCGTACGCCCTCTGGTCACCGCCCCGCACGTCCATGGCGAGAGTGGACTGGAGGGTCCTATCCTCCCCACACCAACCATAGAGCCGTCGCCCCTGCATGCCGTTGACCTTATCATCAAGACCATCCTAGAGAGTCAGGAGAAGGTCACCCTGATCCCCACCGGGCCACTGACCAATGTAGCTATGGCCCTCCTCCAAGAACCCAAAATCAAGGATAACGTAAAAGAGATCGTGCTCATGGGCGGGGCCATCATGGAAGGCAACATCACTCCGGCGGCAGAGTTCAACATCTTTGTTGACCCAGAGGCGGCCAGCGTCGTCTTCAACTGCGGGCTTCCTCTCACCATGGTAGGGTTGGATGTTACACATAAAGCCATCGTCACCCACCAGCATGCGCAGGATATGAGGGCCATGGGCAAGAAGGTGGCGACGATGGTCGCTGATCTGCTGGACTTTTACGGTCGTTTTCACGATAAGGTCTACAATTTTGGTGGCTCACCCATTCACGATGCGGTGGCCGTGGCGCAGGTGATTCGGCCGGGGATAGTGAGGACTGAGAAATATCACGTGGATGTGGAGACCAGGGGTGAATTTACGGCCGGACGCACTGTTGTAGACCTCCGGCGGGTCACAGAGAAGGAGCCCAACGTAGATGTGGGTGTAGACCTGGATAGAGAGGCTTTCTTGCGCATGCTCTTTGAGGCTATACGCCAGTACGATTGA
- a CDS encoding penicillin-binding protein activator: MKRLHLFLSLMTIIALVSAFIVGCAPAAPPTPTPTKPAPTPTVAAAVPTPTKAAPTPAPAPTPTKAAAEPIKIGVLEPLSGPVAASGNYVATGAKIAAAKINATGGVLGRPIQLVIEDTKNDPAEGVNAAEKIITRDKVPVIMGCWGSSVTLAVMPVLKKYGIPMLVETSSSIKITQPATPGSDWVSRISPTSELEALGVENALVKKLGFKKVYFLAVNNDWGRGAVTAFSEVVKRQGGEVVGAEYMDQAAVDIYPQLTKIKGSAADSMIVTTDAGQMAKIAQQRTELGLKIPIIVTGGSAPVESIIELAGAKAAEGIYVIQFFLPFAPQTAGNVEDAKYFIEEYKKSGQAWIGAAESSRGWDGIKVIAKAIEKAGSLDPLKIRDAMRQVELDGITGHVKFDQNGQSKPNILVAQVKDGKPTYVELK; this comes from the coding sequence ATGAAAAGGTTACACCTGTTTCTGAGTCTGATGACGATAATCGCCTTAGTTAGCGCCTTCATCGTTGGTTGTGCACCGGCAGCGCCACCAACACCCACTCCCACTAAGCCCGCTCCGACCCCTACGGTGGCTGCGGCGGTGCCTACGCCAACCAAGGCGGCCCCCACACCGGCGCCCGCTCCCACACCAACCAAGGCGGCCGCTGAACCAATCAAGATAGGCGTCCTTGAACCACTGAGTGGACCTGTAGCCGCCTCCGGCAACTATGTGGCCACCGGCGCTAAGATCGCCGCGGCGAAGATCAACGCTACCGGTGGTGTACTGGGGCGCCCAATCCAGTTGGTCATCGAGGATACCAAGAACGACCCTGCTGAGGGCGTCAATGCCGCTGAGAAGATCATCACCAGGGATAAGGTACCGGTGATCATGGGCTGTTGGGGCAGCTCGGTGACGCTTGCCGTGATGCCCGTCCTGAAAAAGTACGGCATCCCTATGCTGGTGGAGACCTCAAGCTCGATCAAGATCACTCAACCGGCCACGCCGGGGAGCGATTGGGTATCCCGCATCAGCCCCACGAGTGAGCTGGAGGCATTGGGCGTCGAAAACGCTCTGGTGAAGAAGCTCGGCTTCAAGAAGGTATACTTCCTGGCCGTCAATAACGACTGGGGTCGTGGCGCCGTCACCGCTTTCTCCGAGGTGGTTAAGCGCCAGGGCGGTGAGGTAGTAGGGGCTGAGTATATGGACCAGGCCGCCGTTGACATTTATCCCCAGCTGACCAAGATCAAGGGCTCCGCGGCTGATTCTATGATTGTGACCACCGATGCCGGACAGATGGCCAAGATCGCCCAGCAGCGCACCGAACTTGGCTTGAAGATCCCCATCATAGTCACAGGGGGAAGCGCTCCCGTGGAGTCCATCATCGAGCTGGCTGGGGCGAAGGCGGCCGAAGGGATCTATGTTATTCAGTTCTTCCTGCCCTTCGCCCCCCAAACGGCCGGCAATGTTGAGGATGCGAAGTACTTCATCGAGGAGTACAAGAAATCAGGACAGGCCTGGATCGGTGCTGCGGAGAGTAGCCGTGGTTGGGATGGCATCAAGGTGATCGCTAAAGCCATCGAAAAGGCTGGTAGCCTGGACCCGCTGAAGATCCGCGATGCGATGCGTCAGGTTGAGTTAGATGGCATCACTGGGCACGTCAAATTCGACCAGAACGGTCAGAGCAAACCAAACATCTTAGTGGCCCAGGTCAAGGATGGCAAGCCAACCTACGTGGAACTGAAGTAG
- a CDS encoding 2Fe-2S iron-sulfur cluster-binding protein, whose product MEKANSKIVVQRFDPSADKEPYYQEYEIPYSKGTTVLSALRYIYENLDRSLAFYSSCRIGKCAGCHIKVDGRTRLACTAVIEDDVTLEPKKGTVIRDLVVETLPGDK is encoded by the coding sequence GTGGAAAAAGCGAACAGCAAAATTGTAGTGCAGCGATTTGATCCCTCCGCAGATAAGGAGCCTTATTATCAAGAATATGAGATTCCGTATTCCAAGGGCACAACAGTCCTGAGTGCGCTGCGCTACATCTATGAGAACCTGGATCGCAGCCTGGCGTTTTACTCCTCGTGTCGAATCGGTAAGTGTGCTGGCTGTCATATTAAGGTGGATGGTCGCACCAGGTTGGCCTGCACGGCCGTCATTGAAGACGACGTTACCCTGGAACCAAAGAAGGGAACGGTCATCCGGGATCTGGTGGTAGAAACTTTACCTGGTGATAAGTGA
- a CDS encoding FAD-binding protein: protein MLDIEHLADEIFVCDILIVGSEGAGARAALGAARKGLRVVVATKGVLGKSGATLTADADIDIDSRSAAELFGLPGDLRDSPLKFAKDMVKEAEYINNQHLVKIHCEEAPERVREIVDWGARIDKLTHAPGHTYPRGIWIPGIDIARVLSKEIRKQDNISVIEHMMVTDLLQKDGRVVGACGINIATGQFYVFKAKAVILCTGGAMRIYPHTTAPEELTGDGLAAAYRTGAELIDMEFPMFLPYTLIKPDSLDGVDFPYLLSAYLEVHALNRMGERYMKRWDPERMEHSTRDVNSIAAIVEVLEGRGSPNNGTYLSLHHLPKNVLDYSAEWFPENISHWRYGGFNMKQFLPDLAQDALETAPACHFWNGGVRINEQCETTVPGLYAAGEGTGSIMGANRVSGNALTMTQVWGQRAGCFAADYAVQVGEVDVDVDQVAAIKARLFHSLEASHGEDPVKTRKELQNIAWMNVGVVRDKEGLEGGLSRIEVLRRDIIPDLSVSTKTRRYNKEWIEAIQLENMALVLEMVARSSLTREESRGALYRRDFPKTDNVNWLKNVVLRREKEGMAVEVREVDLTHFQPKRVIRDYGLKE, encoded by the coding sequence ATGTTAGATATCGAACATCTTGCTGATGAAATATTCGTCTGTGACATCCTGATTGTGGGTAGTGAGGGGGCTGGGGCCAGAGCCGCTCTAGGTGCAGCCAGGAAAGGGCTACGAGTAGTGGTAGCAACCAAGGGTGTCCTGGGCAAGTCAGGGGCTACACTCACAGCAGACGCGGATATTGATATCGACAGCCGAAGTGCGGCGGAACTGTTCGGCCTACCCGGGGACCTGAGGGACAGTCCGCTGAAGTTTGCCAAAGACATGGTTAAAGAGGCCGAGTACATTAACAATCAGCATCTAGTTAAGATTCACTGCGAAGAAGCGCCAGAACGTGTGCGCGAGATTGTGGACTGGGGAGCCCGTATTGATAAGCTGACCCATGCGCCAGGGCACACCTACCCCCGCGGCATCTGGATCCCCGGTATAGATATCGCCCGTGTACTAAGCAAGGAGATCCGTAAACAGGATAACATCAGTGTGATTGAGCACATGATGGTCACTGATCTCTTGCAGAAAGATGGGCGGGTAGTGGGCGCCTGCGGTATCAACATTGCCACTGGCCAGTTCTATGTGTTTAAGGCCAAGGCGGTGATCCTGTGTACCGGCGGGGCCATGCGGATATACCCGCACACCACTGCACCAGAAGAACTGACAGGGGACGGTCTGGCTGCGGCCTACCGCACCGGAGCAGAGCTTATTGATATGGAATTCCCCATGTTCCTTCCTTACACATTAATCAAGCCCGATTCTCTGGATGGGGTGGATTTTCCGTACCTGCTCAGTGCTTACCTGGAGGTACACGCTCTAAATCGGATGGGCGAGCGTTACATGAAGAGATGGGATCCCGAGCGCATGGAGCATAGTACCCGCGACGTGAATTCTATTGCGGCCATAGTCGAAGTTCTGGAGGGACGGGGTAGCCCGAACAATGGTACTTACCTTTCCCTGCACCACTTACCCAAGAATGTTCTGGACTACTCAGCAGAATGGTTCCCCGAAAATATTTCCCACTGGCGCTATGGTGGATTCAATATGAAACAGTTCCTGCCTGATCTCGCCCAGGACGCGCTGGAAACTGCGCCAGCGTGCCACTTCTGGAACGGTGGGGTTCGAATCAATGAGCAATGCGAAACCACAGTTCCCGGTCTATACGCGGCTGGCGAGGGTACAGGAAGTATCATGGGAGCCAACCGAGTCTCCGGGAATGCGCTCACCATGACCCAGGTTTGGGGCCAGCGGGCCGGCTGTTTTGCCGCGGATTACGCGGTACAGGTGGGCGAGGTCGACGTAGATGTTGACCAGGTGGCCGCAATCAAGGCCCGCCTGTTCCACAGCCTGGAGGCTTCACACGGTGAAGATCCGGTCAAGACCCGCAAGGAATTGCAGAACATTGCCTGGATGAACGTTGGCGTTGTCCGTGACAAGGAAGGGTTGGAAGGGGGACTCTCACGTATTGAGGTTTTGCGGCGCGATATAATCCCCGACCTTTCTGTGAGCACCAAGACGAGACGGTACAACAAAGAATGGATAGAAGCCATTCAGTTAGAGAACATGGCCCTCGTCCTAGAGATGGTGGCCCGCAGCAGTTTGACCCGCGAGGAAAGCCGGGGAGCACTCTATCGGCGTGACTTCCCAAAGACGGATAATGTGAACTGGCTCAAGAATGTGGTGCTACGCCGGGAGAAGGAGGGGATGGCTGTTGAAGTCAGGGAAGTTGATCTTACTCACTTCCAGCCCAAGAGAGTTATCAGGGACTACGGCCTAAAGGAGTGA
- a CDS encoding ABC transporter ATP-binding protein, with amino-acid sequence MISLKVDNLTVYFGGLAAVDGVSFEVGDREILSMIGPNGAGKTTAFNLITGFLTPTSGRVFYKDRDITGMKPHQIANMGIVRTFQRTSVFAEATVLENVIIGCHRKLTCGFWGALCNTRAIQAEEQRARRKALEVLEFTQLTHHQNELAKNLPYGEQRLLELSIALAAEPEMLLLDEPGAGMNPVEKERLTGLVSRIRDSGINVLLVEHDMKFVMGISDRIIVLNYGKKIADGTPKEIQRNEAVIEAYLGRGTYSA; translated from the coding sequence TTGATCTCTCTGAAAGTCGATAATTTAACCGTTTACTTTGGGGGACTGGCGGCGGTCGATGGGGTGAGCTTCGAAGTAGGCGATAGGGAGATCCTGAGCATGATCGGCCCTAACGGTGCCGGTAAGACGACAGCTTTCAACCTCATAACTGGCTTCCTGACACCGACAAGCGGCCGGGTATTCTATAAGGACCGAGACATAACCGGGATGAAGCCTCATCAGATTGCGAATATGGGCATTGTCCGTACCTTCCAAAGGACCTCCGTATTCGCCGAGGCCACTGTTCTGGAGAACGTGATCATTGGATGTCACCGCAAACTGACCTGTGGCTTCTGGGGTGCTCTGTGTAACACGAGGGCTATCCAGGCGGAAGAGCAGCGTGCCAGGCGGAAAGCGCTGGAGGTGCTGGAGTTTACCCAATTGACTCATCATCAGAATGAACTGGCCAAGAATCTGCCCTACGGTGAGCAGCGGTTACTGGAGCTGTCCATCGCCCTGGCCGCGGAGCCAGAAATGTTACTGCTCGATGAGCCAGGAGCAGGCATGAACCCGGTGGAGAAGGAACGATTGACAGGGCTCGTGAGCCGGATTCGCGACAGTGGTATAAATGTACTCCTTGTGGAACACGATATGAAATTCGTTATGGGCATATCAGATCGCATCATTGTATTGAACTATGGCAAGAAGATCGCCGACGGAACCCCTAAAGAGATACAGAGGAACGAAGCTGTGATCGAGGCCTATCTAGGCAGGGGGACCTACAGTGCTTAA
- a CDS encoding branched-chain amino acid ABC transporter permease — protein sequence MLTELPQHIVNGLIIGGIYALMGVGLTLIFGIMNVVNFAHGELYMLGAYAIFLFNIMSGINFFLALPLAILALMILGAVSERLVLRPLRAQVIFIPMLATIGLSVFFQNLALLIWGGTPKPIPDPFSPSPIVLGPIYVTPIRLFIMVVTFALILGVHLFLQKTRMGKAMRATFQDRETAALLGVNIDVIYGLTFAIGAGLAAAAGALLGPLFLVFPTMGELAAMKAFAVVIMAGLGNFPGAIAAGLILGVAESLGAGYISSGYKDAIGFIAIILVLTFRPAGLFGRVSRVG from the coding sequence ATGCTAACCGAACTACCACAGCATATTGTCAACGGACTGATCATCGGTGGCATCTACGCCTTGATGGGCGTCGGTCTGACCCTGATCTTCGGTATCATGAACGTGGTCAATTTCGCTCATGGCGAGCTCTATATGCTCGGCGCGTACGCTATCTTCCTCTTCAACATTATGTCAGGCATAAATTTCTTTCTGGCCCTTCCCTTGGCCATCCTGGCCCTGATGATCCTGGGAGCAGTGAGCGAGAGGCTGGTTCTGCGGCCGCTGCGGGCGCAGGTGATCTTCATCCCGATGCTGGCTACAATCGGACTATCGGTTTTCTTTCAGAATCTGGCCCTCCTGATCTGGGGTGGTACGCCCAAACCGATCCCCGATCCCTTCTCCCCTTCGCCGATCGTTCTTGGTCCCATCTACGTCACGCCAATCCGCTTATTCATCATGGTCGTTACTTTCGCTCTTATCTTGGGAGTACATCTATTCCTCCAGAAAACCAGGATGGGCAAGGCCATGCGGGCGACGTTCCAGGACCGAGAGACAGCGGCCCTATTGGGAGTGAACATTGATGTGATCTATGGGCTCACCTTCGCCATCGGAGCCGGGCTGGCCGCTGCCGCTGGGGCCCTCTTGGGACCCCTTTTCTTGGTCTTTCCTACTATGGGAGAACTGGCTGCAATGAAGGCCTTCGCCGTAGTTATCATGGCCGGACTGGGTAACTTTCCTGGGGCCATTGCGGCCGGGCTGATCCTGGGCGTAGCCGAGAGCCTTGGAGCGGGCTACATTTCCTCAGGCTATAAAGATGCTATCGGTTTTATCGCCATCATCCTGGTGCTCACATTCAGGCCAGCCGGGCTATTTGGAAGGGTGAGTCGAGTCGGATGA
- the amrA gene encoding AmmeMemoRadiSam system protein A — protein sequence MSGIVFGCAVPHPPIIIPEIGRGELRRVEATTKALKELARDMAGATPQSIVIISPHGPTQQRGMGIVAAPSFEGDFSHFGVSSVALSFQNDLPLATAIKEEAEAAGVPVVLISEGRFAYSADWGVLVPMYYLREGLPDLPVVPLTFSWLSYEKHFLFGQAIQKAAERTGKRVALVASGDLSHRLLPSAPAGYDPMGKVFDQKVVEAMEKADAQTLMHLEGELVERAGECGLRSFIILMGSLDGLRVKSRLLSYEGPFGVGYMVAAYTVDGKEIAGQGDQNEQQGQPTPGGASGAVTVHPLVRLAKQAVEAYVREGRVIPPPKGLTPEMQERAGVFVSLKKFGELRGCIGTFEPTQPNVAMEIIHNAISSATRDPRFLPVEPAELGDVVYSVDVLTKPERVKGLQELDPKRYGVIVQAGRRRGLLLPDLEGVNTVEQQLDIARRKAGIAAAEPVQLYRFEVKRYH from the coding sequence ATGTCTGGTATCGTTTTTGGTTGTGCCGTGCCTCATCCACCGATTATCATTCCGGAGATTGGGCGGGGGGAGCTGCGTCGGGTGGAAGCAACGACGAAGGCGTTGAAAGAGTTAGCCCGTGACATGGCGGGGGCCACACCGCAATCCATCGTCATCATCAGCCCGCACGGTCCGACTCAACAGCGCGGTATGGGTATAGTCGCGGCGCCCTCGTTCGAGGGTGATTTCAGTCACTTTGGGGTCAGCTCGGTCGCTCTTTCTTTCCAGAATGATCTACCCCTGGCCACGGCTATTAAAGAGGAAGCTGAGGCAGCCGGAGTACCGGTTGTTTTGATCAGCGAAGGGCGTTTCGCCTACAGTGCAGACTGGGGCGTGCTCGTCCCCATGTACTACCTGAGGGAGGGCCTTCCCGACCTACCGGTCGTCCCACTCACCTTCTCCTGGCTCTCTTATGAAAAACACTTCCTCTTCGGTCAGGCTATTCAGAAGGCAGCAGAGAGGACGGGAAAGCGGGTCGCTCTGGTGGCCAGTGGTGATCTATCTCATCGTCTTTTGCCCAGTGCGCCGGCTGGCTATGATCCAATGGGGAAGGTCTTCGACCAGAAAGTAGTTGAGGCGATGGAGAAAGCCGATGCCCAGACCTTGATGCACCTGGAGGGGGAGCTGGTAGAACGCGCTGGGGAGTGTGGGCTGCGTTCGTTTATCATTCTGATGGGCAGTTTGGATGGATTAAGGGTGAAATCACGCCTTCTCTCTTACGAAGGGCCCTTCGGGGTTGGCTATATGGTGGCTGCATACACGGTTGATGGTAAAGAGATAGCTGGCCAGGGGGATCAAAATGAGCAGCAAGGGCAGCCTACCCCTGGCGGTGCCTCTGGAGCAGTGACAGTGCACCCTTTGGTTCGATTGGCTAAACAGGCCGTGGAGGCTTACGTTCGAGAGGGGCGGGTCATCCCACCGCCGAAGGGGTTGACGCCGGAGATGCAAGAGAGAGCCGGCGTCTTTGTGTCGCTCAAGAAGTTTGGTGAGCTGCGGGGTTGCATCGGCACCTTTGAGCCGACCCAGCCCAACGTGGCCATGGAGATCATTCACAATGCGATCAGTTCGGCCACGCGGGATCCTCGCTTTCTGCCAGTAGAACCTGCGGAGCTGGGAGATGTCGTCTATAGTGTCGATGTCCTGACCAAGCCGGAGCGGGTAAAGGGTCTGCAGGAGCTGGATCCTAAGAGATATGGGGTTATCGTTCAGGCCGGACGGCGACGTGGGCTCCTTCTGCCTGATTTAGAGGGGGTAAACACTGTTGAGCAACAGCTAGATATTGCCCGCCGTAAGGCGGGCATAGCTGCGGCTGAGCCAGTGCAGCTCTATCGCTTTGAGGTCAAGCGTTATCATTGA
- a CDS encoding branched-chain amino acid ABC transporter permease codes for MSYLKNWPLGVILAILILAPLIVKDEYFIHILVMSGIFVILASSLNIILAVGQLNLGHTAFFGLGAFTSGLLSVKLGIPFWIGLPAAGLVSASVGYAIGLISLKMRGAYFVLVTIGFAEVMHLICLNWIDLTGGPMGLAGVAPPSLHIPYLLDTHFRGRTPYYYLILALVLITLYVAHRMFNSRLGRAFAAINQNESLAESIGISAFQYSLLSVVVATFFAGLAGSFYAHYVTFLSPDLFSFPYTVTIVIMTIVGGAGTLLGPVVGAVAFTILPELLRAVAAYRMISYGLLLILAIIFMPQGIVPALGGLLKRGRLAVRNVTAGLDYRKSSSRRKEEIDLSESR; via the coding sequence ATGAGCTATTTAAAGAATTGGCCCCTAGGCGTCATCTTAGCCATCCTTATCCTGGCTCCTCTCATAGTCAAGGACGAGTACTTTATCCACATACTGGTTATGTCTGGCATCTTCGTCATCCTGGCTTCCAGTTTGAACATCATTCTCGCTGTGGGGCAACTAAACCTTGGCCATACGGCCTTCTTTGGGCTGGGGGCCTTCACCTCCGGTTTGCTATCGGTCAAATTGGGGATACCCTTCTGGATCGGACTGCCGGCCGCTGGTTTAGTCTCTGCCTCAGTGGGTTACGCCATTGGCCTGATCAGCCTCAAGATGAGAGGCGCCTACTTTGTCCTGGTAACTATCGGGTTCGCCGAGGTCATGCATCTGATTTGCCTCAACTGGATTGATTTGACTGGTGGGCCGATGGGACTGGCTGGAGTGGCGCCGCCGAGCCTACATATTCCTTACTTACTGGATACACATTTCCGAGGGAGAACCCCTTACTACTATCTAATCCTGGCCCTGGTCTTGATCACCCTCTACGTTGCCCACCGCATGTTCAACTCGCGCCTGGGCCGGGCGTTTGCGGCCATCAACCAGAATGAGAGCCTGGCTGAGTCTATCGGCATCAGTGCTTTCCAATACTCTCTTTTATCCGTCGTTGTAGCCACCTTCTTTGCTGGTTTGGCCGGTAGCTTCTACGCTCATTACGTGACCTTCCTCAGCCCGGATCTCTTCAGTTTTCCCTACACGGTCACGATAGTGATTATGACCATCGTCGGTGGGGCGGGCACGCTCCTGGGGCCAGTCGTCGGTGCGGTAGCCTTCACCATTTTGCCGGAACTGCTGCGGGCCGTAGCCGCCTACCGCATGATATCCTACGGTCTCCTCCTAATTTTAGCGATCATTTTCATGCCCCAAGGGATCGTCCCCGCCCTTGGTGGGCTTCTAAAACGAGGGCGCCTGGCCGTCCGGAATGTGACGGCTGGTCTGGATTATAGAAAGAGTTCAAGCCGCAGAAAGGAAGAAATTGATCTCTCTGAAAGTCGATAA